In Leishmania braziliensis MHOM/BR/75/M2904 complete genome, chromosome 14, the following are encoded in one genomic region:
- a CDS encoding beta-ketoacyl-CoA synthase: MEALDNYLITHFDGHAVQTWLANNVDIGVYIAAAYLTFVFKGPQLVDFIFSGNPPSKLIKMCWSLWNVGLAVFSMYGVYHTIPLFINNLRRYGQKDTLCRFREDEFFTGKHGVAMGLFSLSKLPEFGDTFFLIMGGKRKLPFLSWFHHVTIFLYAWMAYQQASSIWIVLASINYFVHSIMYTYFALAEAGFKSLVKPFAMYITLLQITQMVVGLYFTVSFIVHHKADPQGCNGSTMALARGQCMIYIFNFYLFSEMFVKGYVLPRKAPAGEATAVTAPASKKHH; the protein is encoded by the coding sequence ATGGAGGCCCTCGACAATTACCTCATCACCCACTTCGACGGCCACGCCGTGCAGACTTGGCTGGCGAACAATGTGGACATCGGTGTGTACATCGCTGCCGCCTACCTGACCTTCGTCTTCAAGGGTCCGCAGCTGGTGGACTTTATCTTCTCTGGTAACCCACCGTCGAAGCTAATCAAGATGTGCTGGAGTCTGTGGAACGTCGGTCTCGCCGTCTTCTCGATGTACGGCGTGTACCACACTATTCCCCTCTTCATCAACAACCTGCGCAGGTACGGCCAGAAAGATACACTGTGCCGCTTCCGCGAGGACGAGTTCTTCACTGGCAAGCACGGTGTTGCCATGGggctcttctccctttcgaAGCTGCCCGAGTTCGGCGATACCTTCTTCCTCATCATGGGCGGCAAGCGCAAGCTCCCGTTCCTCTCCTGGTTCCACCACGTCACCATCTTCCTCTACGCATGGATGGCATACCAGCAGGCCTCCAGCATCTGGATCGTGCTGGCCTCCATCAACTACTTTGTGCACTCCATCATGTACACGTACTTCGCCCTCGCCGAAGCCGGCTTCAAGAGCCTCGTGAAGCCGTTCGCCATGTAcatcacgctgctgcagatcaCGCAGATGGTGGTGGGCCTTTACTTCACAGTCTCCTTCATAGTTCACCACAAGGCGGATCCGCAGGGCTGCAACGGCTCAACGATGGCGCTGGCGCGTGGCCAGTGCATGATCTACATCTTCAACTTTTACCTCTTCTCAGAGATGTTTGTGAAGGGGTACGTGCTGCCACGCAAGGCGCCGGCTGGCGAGGCAACGGCCGTTACCGCCCCCGCTAGTAAGAAGCACCACTAA
- a CDS encoding putative fatty acid elongase, giving the protein MFPFEEYVSGRVVQQYMRDNVDYVCYLAFAYMGMVRYGPGIAKALLGDNPAPQPSANGKRAKPAADPEWLRLSMIVWNFLLAGFSICGAIVLVPALLSSIKDNGLKRTVCEYRDDLTYSTPRGFWFAMFVLSKIPELVDTLWLILQKKKTPPFLHWYHHVSVLIFSWFSYAAGNSTMSVFCTMNICVHSVMYMYFALCACGIKKVLRPFAPLITALQILQMVGGTALTFYSYAVNMSSYNAGIEDIHKLPCAVPKSAARFGALMYLSYLYLFCELYVNSYITGPSRATVAKKSA; this is encoded by the coding sequence ATGTTCCCGTTTGAGGAGTACGTGAGCGGTCGCGTGGTTCAGCAGTACATGCGAGACAACGTCGACTATGTCTGTTACCTGGCGTTTGCCTACATGGGCATGGTGCGCTACGGCCCGGGTATTGCCAAGGCTCTCCTTGGCGACAACCCCGCACCGCAGCCGTCCGCCAACGGCAAGCGCGCAAAGCCGGCTGCTGATCCAGAGTGGCTGCGACTCAGCATGATCGTGTGGAACTTCCTGCTGGCCGGCTTCTCAATCTGCGGAGCGATCGTGTTggtgccagcgctgctctcctccaTCAAGGACAATGGCCTGAAACGCACTGTGTGCGAGTACCGCGATGATCTCACCTACTCCACCCCGCGCGGTTTCTGGTTTGCCATGTTCGTGCTGAGCAAGATCCCGGAGCTCGTCGACACTCTCTGGCTGATTttgcagaagaagaagacgccACCGTTTCTTCATTGGTACCATCATGTGTCGGTACTCATCTTCTCCTGGTTCAGCTACGCCGCCGGCAACTCGACAATGTCCGTCTTCTGCACCATGAATATCTGCGTGCACTCCGTCATGTACATGTACTTTGCCCTGTGCGCATGCGGCATcaagaaggtgctgcgcccCTTCGCTCCCTTGATTACGGCTCTGCAGATCCTGCAGATGGTGGGCGGTACCGCGCTCACCTTCTACTCTTACGCGGTGAACATGTCATCCTACAATGCCGGCATTGAGGACATCCACAAGCTACCGTGCGCTGTCCCCAAGTCCGCCGCCCGCTTTGGCGCGCTCATGTACTTGTCCTACCTGTACCTCTTCTGTGAGTTGTACGTGAACTCGTACATTACGGGTCCCTCTCGCGCCACCGTCGCGAAGAAGTCTGCGTAA
- a CDS encoding beta-ketoacyl-CoA synthase: MCQILDSFKGDNVSQWMANHLEVPVLIVGLYMVMVLYIPDAYMKNREPFDLRQLNKAWNLLLTVFSFCGSYYCLPQLYRSIFVPEFTIYDYTTGDMIPWKGGAYNAFCHWNGNILYNGPVGAFVCLFVLSKIPEMLDTAFLVFQKKPVIFLHWYHHVTVMLYCWHGYIYNISTGLVFAGMNYAVHSVMYLYYFLCVCGYRKYVRPIAPLITVLQIMQMVIGAIVQAVTLYILYFTDKRCDSNAENARLGFMMYVSYLLLFSKLFYDNYLKPTPPHSAAAKQNGIADTARSKTAAMKKGQ; this comes from the coding sequence ATGTGCCAGATTCTCGACTCCTTCAAGGGCGACAATGTCTCCCAGTGGATGGCCAACCACCTGGAAGTCCCAGTCCTCATCGTGGGCCTCTAcatggtgatggtgctgtACATCCCTGACGCGTACATGAAAAACCGCGAGCCGTTCGATCTGCGTCAGCTGAACAAGGCCTGGAACCTGCTGCTGACCGTCTTCTCCTTCTGTGGCTCCTACTActgcctcccgcagctgtACCGCTCAATCTTTGTGCCGGAGTTCACCATCTACGACTACACCACTGGTGACATGATCCCGTGGAAAGGTGGCGCGTACAACGCGTTTTGCCACTGGAACGGCAACATCCTCTACAATGGCCCCGTCGGCGCCTTCGTCTGCCTCTTCGTCCTCAGCAAGATTCCTGAGATGCTCGACACCGCCTTCCTCGTCTTTCAGAAGAAGCCCGTCATCTTCCTGCACTGGTACCACCACGTCACCGTCATGCTGTACTGCTGGCACGGTTACATCTACAATATCTCAACTGGCCTCGTGTTCGCCGGCATGAACTACGCTGTGCACTCTGTCATGTACCTCTACTACTTCCTCTGCGTCTGCGGCTACCGCAAGTACGTACGCCCCATCGCGCCGCTCATCACCGTTCTCCAGATTATGCAGATGGTGATCGGCGCGATCGTACAGGCGGTGACGCTGTACATCCTGTACTTCACGGATAAGCGCTGCGACTCGAATGCGGAGAATGCGCGGCTAGGCTTCATGATGTATGTCTcctacctcctcctcttcagcaAGCTCTTCTACGATAACTACCTGAAGCCGACGCCGCCACACTCGGCTGCGGCGAAGCAGAATGGTATCGCTGATACCGCGAGGAGCAAGACTGCGGCAATGAAAAAGGGCCAATAA